One window from the genome of Sphaerotilus microaerophilus encodes:
- the gmk gene encoding guanylate kinase, with translation MEYAGNLFVVAAPSGAGKSSLVKALLELDARLAVSVSHTTRAPRGQEQHGREYWFVDNPTFDAMVARGDFYEWAQVHGNRYGTSRQAIEARLQAGEDVVLEIDFQGALQIKQLFAQAVLIFILPPSWEELRQRLQRRGEDSPEVIEQRMANARVEVAQARQFDYIVVNALFETALFDLKTIVHAQRLKYLAQRRSRPAVFGALQLN, from the coding sequence ATGGAATACGCTGGCAATCTTTTCGTCGTCGCCGCGCCCTCGGGCGCCGGCAAGTCCAGCCTGGTGAAGGCGCTGCTGGAGCTCGATGCCCGCCTGGCGGTGTCGGTCTCGCACACCACGCGCGCGCCGCGCGGGCAGGAGCAGCACGGGCGGGAATATTGGTTCGTCGACAACCCGACCTTCGACGCCATGGTCGCGCGTGGCGACTTCTACGAGTGGGCCCAGGTGCATGGCAACCGCTACGGCACCTCGCGCCAGGCCATCGAGGCGCGCCTGCAGGCTGGCGAGGATGTGGTGCTGGAAATCGACTTCCAGGGTGCCTTGCAGATCAAGCAGCTGTTCGCGCAGGCAGTGCTGATCTTCATCCTGCCGCCGTCCTGGGAGGAGCTGCGCCAACGCCTGCAGCGCCGCGGCGAGGACTCGCCCGAGGTGATCGAGCAGCGCATGGCCAATGCGCGCGTCGAGGTGGCGCAGGCCCGGCAGTTCGACTACATCGTGGTCAACGCCCTGTTCGAAACCGCGCTGTTCGACCTGAAAACCATCGTCCACGCGCAGCGGCTAAAATACTTGGCTCAGCGTCGCAGCCGCCCTGCGGTCTTTGGCGCTCTGCAGCTGAACTGA
- the greB gene encoding transcription elongation factor GreB, translating to MNKAFTRERDTGDDDEDDAPGLPPLPAGTRNYMTPQGHRRLREELMQLLDVERPKVVETVSWAAKNGDRSENGDYLYGKKRLREIDRRIRFLTKRLDIAEVADPSAHHGRDQVFFGATVTYANGRGEERTITIKGIDEADALAGEVSWVAPIARALLKSREGDEVQLMTPGGLEKLEVIEVRYPAPGESH from the coding sequence ATGAACAAGGCCTTCACGCGCGAGCGCGACACCGGCGACGACGACGAGGACGACGCCCCTGGCCTGCCGCCACTACCGGCGGGCACGCGCAACTACATGACCCCACAGGGCCATCGGCGCCTGCGCGAGGAGCTGATGCAGCTGCTGGACGTCGAGCGGCCCAAGGTGGTCGAGACGGTGTCCTGGGCGGCCAAGAACGGCGACCGCTCGGAGAACGGCGACTACCTCTACGGGAAGAAGCGCCTGCGCGAGATCGACCGGCGCATCCGCTTCCTCACCAAGCGGCTGGACATCGCGGAAGTCGCCGACCCGTCCGCCCACCACGGCCGTGACCAGGTGTTCTTCGGCGCCACCGTCACCTACGCCAACGGCCGCGGCGAGGAGCGCACCATCACGATCAAGGGCATCGACGAGGCCGACGCCCTGGCCGGCGAAGTCAGCTGGGTGGCCCCGATCGCCCGCGCCCTGCTCAAGTCACGCGAAGGCGACGAGGTGCAGCTGATGACCCCCGGCGGGCTGGAAAAGCTCGAAGTGATCGAGGTGCGCTACCCTGCCCCTGGCGAATCTCACTGA
- the rpoZ gene encoding DNA-directed RNA polymerase subunit omega translates to MARITVEDCLNKIPNRFQLVLAATYRARMLSQGHAPRIETKNKPGVTALREIAAGEIGIEMLRKVPT, encoded by the coding sequence ATGGCCCGCATCACCGTCGAAGACTGCCTGAACAAGATCCCCAACCGTTTCCAGCTGGTTCTGGCGGCCACCTACCGGGCACGCATGCTCAGCCAGGGCCACGCCCCGCGCATCGAGACCAAGAACAAGCCGGGCGTGACGGCGCTGCGTGAGATCGCCGCTGGCGAGATCGGCATCGAGATGCTGCGCAAGGTGCCGACCTGA
- a CDS encoding helix-turn-helix domain-containing protein, whose product MSRPHFAQDPVDPLLTTREAALRLGVSLRTVQLWVEAGTLPAGRTPGGHRRIRLSAVEALAQRSGLRAAAESSASVAGGNSTLDVLLIAASVDQLQAWQDALQSLGPQISLRGANNGYTGMLQLGRKVPDLLITDLSMPDIDGYAMLLTLASLNDYAAMRVLAITAQTPQYIAERGGLPERVRVLHQPAPAQAVRSWVDNELGRLARPAKLGVVT is encoded by the coding sequence ATGTCTCGTCCCCATTTCGCCCAAGACCCCGTCGACCCCCTGCTGACCACGCGTGAGGCGGCGCTGCGGTTGGGGGTGTCGCTGCGCACCGTCCAGCTCTGGGTGGAAGCCGGCACGCTGCCCGCGGGCCGCACCCCGGGTGGGCACCGCCGCATCCGCCTGTCGGCCGTCGAGGCCCTGGCACAGCGCAGCGGGCTGCGTGCTGCTGCGGAGTCGAGTGCTTCGGTCGCCGGTGGCAACTCCACGCTGGATGTGCTGCTGATCGCCGCTTCGGTCGACCAGTTGCAGGCCTGGCAGGACGCGCTGCAGTCCCTGGGGCCGCAGATCTCGCTGCGTGGCGCCAACAACGGCTACACCGGCATGCTGCAGCTCGGCCGCAAGGTGCCGGACCTGCTGATCACCGACCTGTCGATGCCTGACATCGATGGCTACGCGATGCTGCTCACCCTGGCCAGCCTGAACGACTATGCCGCGATGCGCGTGCTCGCCATCACGGCGCAGACGCCGCAGTACATCGCCGAGCGCGGTGGCCTGCCCGAGCGGGTGCGCGTGTTGCACCAGCCGGCGCCGGCCCAGGCCGTGCGCAGCTGGGTGGACAACGAGCTGGGCCGCCTGGCGCGACCTGCCAAGCTGGGTGTGGTGACATGA
- a CDS encoding RelA/SpoT family protein, with the protein MFIPPWVGRSGRVASEGEATGAVAAPGPGARGPRPGRNGVLGEHGESASSFAQLSAKLDYLDEADQRRVREAYRFADEAHLGQFRASGEPYITHPIAVAGLCADWKLDAQAIMAALMHDAMEDCGVTKPELAERFGASTAELVDGLTKLDKLQFSTREESQAESFRKMLLAMARDVRVILIKLADRMHNMRTMDAMAANKRSRIARETLEIYAPIAHRLGLNQSYRELQELSFKFLQPWRHGALSMAVHRARGNRRDLVERLQREVDAAFRQAELPARVYGREKTIHSIYAKMREKHLSFAQVSDIFGFRIVVPSLPECYLALGVLHQLCKPVPGRFKDYIAIPKANGYQSLHTTVVSPLGTAVEFQIRTEAMHAVAEAGIAAHWMYKIGQGADSDDPQRVGKLWLQSLIDIQSETRDSAEFLEHVKIDLFPESVYVFTPKSKILALPKGATPVDFAYAIHSRVGDHCVAARVNGEPVALRTELRSGDVVEIVTAPAARPNPAWLNFARTGRARSKIRHHLKNMEAEESYELGQKLLAQALRAEGLQLPALDDHDSEADAALWQSLARWSGNRNRRELLVDIGLGRKIATIVAKRLARQMVERGQRPDALTLTMGRYAPEADVPSQGMVIIDGTENATVRLATCCRPIPGDAIVGYLGRGEGLTVHTAECSVGRRLFERDAERWLGVEWSEHPLRAFQSAVVILVRNGKGVLAQVAQAVSAAEADIAHIDMDPAGEGETTELKLLLAVRDRQHLADVLRAVRRCAVVVKVARIKP; encoded by the coding sequence ATGTTCATCCCGCCCTGGGTCGGGCGGTCCGGACGCGTGGCGTCCGAAGGCGAGGCCACCGGGGCGGTGGCAGCGCCGGGCCCGGGTGCGCGTGGTCCGCGTCCGGGGCGCAACGGGGTGCTGGGCGAGCATGGCGAGAGTGCCAGCTCCTTCGCCCAGCTGAGTGCCAAGCTCGACTACCTCGACGAGGCCGACCAGCGCCGGGTGCGCGAGGCCTACCGCTTTGCCGACGAGGCCCATCTGGGCCAGTTCCGTGCCAGCGGCGAGCCCTACATCACCCACCCGATCGCCGTGGCCGGCCTGTGCGCCGACTGGAAGCTCGACGCCCAGGCCATCATGGCCGCGCTGATGCACGACGCCATGGAGGATTGCGGCGTCACCAAGCCCGAGCTGGCCGAGCGCTTCGGCGCCAGCACCGCCGAGCTGGTGGATGGTCTGACCAAGCTGGACAAGCTGCAGTTCTCGACCCGCGAGGAGTCGCAGGCCGAGTCCTTCCGCAAGATGCTGCTGGCGATGGCGCGCGACGTGCGGGTCATCCTCATCAAGCTGGCCGACCGCATGCACAACATGCGGACCATGGACGCGATGGCGGCCAACAAGCGCTCTCGCATCGCGCGCGAGACCCTGGAGATCTACGCGCCCATCGCCCATCGCCTGGGCCTGAACCAGAGCTACCGCGAGCTGCAGGAGCTGTCGTTCAAGTTCCTGCAGCCCTGGCGGCACGGGGCGCTGTCCATGGCGGTGCACCGCGCACGCGGCAACCGGCGCGACCTGGTCGAGCGCTTGCAGCGGGAGGTGGACGCGGCCTTCCGCCAGGCGGAGCTACCTGCGCGCGTCTACGGGCGCGAGAAGACCATCCACTCCATCTACGCCAAGATGCGCGAGAAGCACCTGAGCTTTGCCCAGGTGAGCGACATCTTCGGCTTCCGCATCGTGGTGCCCTCGCTGCCGGAGTGCTACCTGGCGCTGGGCGTGCTGCACCAGCTCTGCAAGCCGGTGCCGGGGCGATTCAAGGACTACATCGCCATCCCGAAGGCGAACGGCTACCAGTCGCTGCACACCACGGTGGTCAGCCCGCTGGGGACGGCGGTGGAGTTCCAGATCCGCACCGAGGCGATGCATGCGGTGGCCGAGGCGGGGATCGCGGCGCACTGGATGTACAAGATCGGCCAGGGCGCCGACAGCGACGATCCGCAGCGCGTGGGCAAGCTCTGGCTGCAGTCGCTGATCGACATCCAGAGCGAGACGCGCGACTCGGCCGAATTCCTGGAGCACGTCAAGATCGACCTGTTCCCCGAGTCGGTCTACGTGTTCACCCCCAAGAGCAAGATCCTGGCGCTGCCCAAGGGCGCCACGCCGGTGGACTTCGCCTACGCGATCCACTCGCGCGTGGGCGACCACTGCGTGGCCGCGCGCGTGAACGGCGAGCCGGTGGCGCTGCGCACCGAGCTGCGCTCGGGCGACGTGGTGGAGATCGTCACCGCCCCGGCGGCGCGGCCCAATCCGGCCTGGCTGAACTTTGCCCGCACGGGCCGGGCGCGCTCCAAGATCCGCCACCACCTGAAGAACATGGAGGCCGAGGAGTCCTACGAACTCGGCCAGAAGCTGCTCGCGCAGGCCCTGCGGGCCGAGGGCCTGCAGCTGCCGGCGCTGGACGACCACGACAGCGAGGCCGATGCGGCGCTGTGGCAGTCCCTGGCGCGCTGGAGCGGCAACCGCAACCGGCGCGAGCTGCTGGTCGACATCGGCCTGGGCCGCAAGATCGCCACGATCGTGGCGAAGCGGCTGGCGCGCCAGATGGTCGAGCGCGGCCAGCGCCCCGATGCGCTGACGCTGACGATGGGCCGCTACGCGCCCGAGGCGGACGTGCCCTCGCAGGGCATGGTGATCATCGACGGCACCGAGAACGCCACGGTGCGGCTGGCCACCTGCTGCCGGCCGATCCCGGGCGATGCGATCGTCGGCTACCTCGGCCGCGGCGAGGGCCTGACGGTGCACACCGCCGAGTGCTCCGTGGGCCGGCGGCTGTTCGAGCGCGACGCCGAACGCTGGCTGGGCGTGGAGTGGTCCGAGCACCCGCTGCGGGCCTTCCAGTCCGCCGTGGTGATCCTGGTGCGCAATGGCAAGGGTGTGCTGGCCCAGGTGGCGCAGGCGGTCAGCGCGGCCGAGGCCGACATCGCCCACATCGACATGGACCCGGCCGGCGAGGGCGAGACCACCGAGCTCAAGCTGCTGCTTGCGGTGCGCGACCGCCAGCACCTGGCCGACGTGCTGCGCGCGGTGCGCCGCTGCGCGGTGGTCGTGAAGGTCGCGCGGATCAAGCCTTGA